A stretch of Lathyrus oleraceus cultivar Zhongwan6 chromosome 6, CAAS_Psat_ZW6_1.0, whole genome shotgun sequence DNA encodes these proteins:
- the LOC127097464 gene encoding uncharacterized protein LOC127097464 isoform X3 encodes MVLGIRTKSRKTVSNSIQVHYIIHVYEIKPWPPSQSLRSLQSLLLQWQNGDRNSGSLPSSTVGDGKIEFNEPFKLSVSMLKKEKKRESFKKNHLEFQLYDRTVKSQLIGSATLNFADFGIIEETKAICFQLNCKKSFKSSVQPLMYVSIQPFDVECSSSSPSSSLSKELSMEKEERESVSQSINDDDDNDNDDLEIASFTDDETDDIASNNLQTIRSASKDTRGSGEIGEGGSKGANGEGILPSEIITSSLHVNTKAGSPSHINDIKSPSSSPVLGTGVGNVENGSPSSPKISKRSVKVADASSEKQERIQQSPSSSPVLRSGIGNVENDRPSLPEISKRSVKVADASSEIQERIQQSPSSSPVLRSGIGNVESGRPSLPEISKRSVKVADASSEIQERIQQSPSSSPVLRSGIGNVESGRPSLQEISKRSVKVADASSEIQERIQQSPSSSPVLHSGIRNVENGRPSLQEISKRSVKVADASSEIQERIQPSPSSSPVLHPGIGNVENGRPSLPEISMRSVKVADASSEIQERIQPYPSSSPGLRLGIGNVENGRPSSPKISKRSVKVADASSEIQERIQQSRWQDISVDRFKAISPSSNISSSIRPHFETSSQSQVLPEDSVSHGDNTENRLCKEHVPKKVGSVRNTGVMEDKLKKDKGRKGREQFTTSNGNFTNVLDNNFSDDESTRTEKLNSDSLLLSKKSHEQPTIFLTNEKSEDMRSKMFPLQTTESYGQFMRSQNLDQEEKINTSNGVHVDAACHKDVNVNVSSFIDNSELKAEVERLREELREAAALEASMYSVIAEHGSSNKVHAPARRLSRFYFHARRVGSPAKIASAAQSVVSGFVLVSKACGNDVPRLTFWFSNLLLLRAIVSKGVENKDLGNGPCLNGECYVNGSTSHDKERENTEEQFHGWLEPETFLVALEKVEAWMFSRIIESVWWQTLTPYMQSAAAKSSSSRKTYAKRYTIGDQDQGNFSIDLWKRAFKDACERLCPLRGGGLECGCLHLISRMVMEQLVNRLDVAMFNAILRESADEMPTDPISDPISDSKVLPIASGKSGFGAGAQLKNAVGDWSRWLSDLFGIDDCDSLEDNNENDFIKYEYSFKPFPLLNTLSDLMMLPFEMLADRSMRKEVCPRLGISLIRQVIDNFVPDEFTPGPVPNAVIETLNNEDIADDEGSITSFPCSAGSTSYAPPPASSVVSMLKEVGTPSLKSASFMLKKLYTSDDELDELDSPLSALGMDDSKKMFAVVKEGRKVVRYELLKEVWKSSE; translated from the exons ATGGTTTTGGGAATAAGAACAAAGAGTAGAAAAACTGTATCAAATTCAATCCAAGTTCATTACATTATCCATGTTTATGAGATCAAACCATGGCCACCTTCACAATCACTCAGGTCTCTTCAATCTCTGCTTTTGCAATGGCAAAACGGTGACCGAAACTCCGGCTCTCTACCCTCCTCCACTGTTGGCGATGGGAAAATCGAGTTTAATGAACCTTTCAAGCTTTCCGTATCTATGTTGAAGAAGGAAAAGAAACGCGAGAGTTTTAAGAAAAATCATTTGGAGTTTCAGTTGTATGATAGGACAGTGAAGAGCCAGCTTATAGGATCAGCCACCTTGAACTTTGCGGATTTTGGAATTATTGAGGAAACTAAAGCCATTTGTTTTCAGTTGAATTGTAAGAAGAGTTTCAAGAGCTCGGTGCAACCGTTGATGTATGTTAGTATTCAGCCGTTTGATGTAGAGTGTTCCAGCTCTTCACCTAGCAGCAGCTTGTCCAAAGAATTGTCAATGGAGAAGGAAGAGAGGGAATCTGTATCACAgtcaattaatgatgatgatgacaACGACAATGATGATCTTGAAATTGCCTCTTTTACTGATGATGAAACGGATGACATTGCTTCAAATAATTTGCAAACTATCAGATCGGCTTCCAAGGATACCAGAG GCAGTGGCGAAATTGGTGAAGGAGGATCAAAGGGAGCTAATGGAGAAGGTATTCTACCCTCAGAAATTATTACTTCTAGCTTACATGTAAACACAAAGGCGGGATCACCCTCACATATCAATGACATCAAATCTCCCTCTTCGTCTCCGGTTCTAGGCACGGGTGTCGGAAATGTTGAAAATGGTAGCCCTTCTTCACCTAAAATTTCTAAGAGAAGTGTCAAGGTTGCTGATGCAAGTTCTGAAAAACAAGAAAGGATTCAACAATCTCCCTCTTCATCTCCGGTTCTTCGCTCGGGTATCGGAAATGTTGAAAATGATAGGCCTTCTTTACCAGAAATTTCTAAGAGAAGTGTCAAGGTTGCTGATGCAAGTTCTGAAATTCAAGAAAGGATTCAACAATCTCCCTCTTCGTCTCCGGTTCTTCGCTCGGGTATCGGAAATGTTGAAAGTGGTAGGCCTTCTTTACCAGAAATTTCTAAGAGAAGTGTCAAGGTTGCTGATGCAAGTTCTGAAATTCAAGAAAGGATTCAACAATCTCCCTCTTCGTCTCCGGTTCTTCGCTCGGGTATCGGAAATGTTGAAAGTGGTAGGCCTTCTTTACAAGAAATTTCTAAGAGAAGTGTCAAGGTTGCTGATGCAAGTTCTGAAATTCAAGAAAGGATTCAACAATCTCCCTCTTCGTCTCCGGTTCTACACTCGGGCATCAGAAATGTTGAAAATGGTAGGCCTTCTTTACAAGAAATTTCTAAGAGAAGTGTCAAG GTTGCTGATGCAAGTTCTGAAATTCAAGAAAGGATTCAACCATCTCCCTCTTCGTCTCCGGTTCTACACCCGGGCATCGGAAATGTTGAAAATGGTAGGCCTTCTTTACCAGAAATTTCTATGAGAAGTGTCAAGGTTGCTGATGCAAGTTCTGAAATTCAAGAAAGGATTCAACCATATCCCTCTTCGTCTCCGGGTCTACGCCTGGGTATTGGAAATGTTGAAAATGGTAGGCCTTCTTCACCTAAAATTTCTAAGAGAAGTGTCAAGGTTGCTGATGCAAGTTCTGAAATTCAAGAAAGGATTCAACAATCCCGTTGGCAAGATATTTCTGTTGATAGGTTCAAAGCCATATCTCCATCTTCAAACATTTCATCTAGTATCAGACCACACTTTGAAACATCTTCCCAATCTCAAGTGCTTCCAGAGGATAGTGTAAGCCACGGCGATAACACAGAAAACAGGCTATGTAAAGAACATGTTCCCAAGAAGGTTGGCAGTGTTAGAAACACTGGTGTGATGGAGGACAAATTGAAAAAGGACAAGGGAAGAAAAGGACGAGAACAGTTTACTACGAGTAATGGAAATTTCACAAATGTGCTTGACAATAATTTTTCAGATGATGAATCTACAAGAACAGAAAAATTAAATAGTGATTCTCTTCTGCTAAGTAAAAAATCACATGAACAACCAACAATTTTTTTGACAAATGAGAAATCAGAGGATATGAGAAGTAAAATGTTTCCTTTACAAACTACTGAGAGCTATGGGCAGTTCATGAGGAGTCAGAACCTAGATCAGGAAGAGAAAATAAATACTTCTAATGGTGTTCATGTTGATGCTGCTTGTCATAAAGATGTTAATGTGAATGTTAGTTCTTTTATTGATAATTCTGAATTGAAGGCTGAAGTTGAACGGCTTCGTGAAGAGCTGAGAGAAGCTGCTGCTCTTGAAGCTTCAATGTACTCAGTTATTGCTGAACATGGCTCATCAAACAAGGTTCATGCACCTGCTCGGCGCTTGTCTAGATTCTATTTCCATGCTCGCAGAGTTGGCTCCCCTGCTAAAATAGCTAGTGCAGCCCAGAGCGTTGTCTCTGGATTTGTTTTGGTTTCTAAAGCATGTGGAAATGATGTTCCAAG GTTGACATTCTGGTTCTCAAACCTACTATTGCTAAGAGCAATTGTGAGCAAAGGAGTTGAAAATAAAGACCTTGGTAATGGTCCGTGTCTCAATGGTGAATGTTATGTAAATGGTTCCACATCTCATGACAAAGAAAGAGAAAATACAGAAGAACAATTTCATGGCTGGCTGGAGCCAGAGACATTTTTAGTTGCATTGGAAAAGGTTGAAGCATGGATGTTCTCTCGAATTATTGAGTCAGTGTGGTGGCAG ACTCTGACTCCATACATGCAGTCTGCAGCAGCTAAGAGCTCTAGCTCTAGGAAAACCTATGCTAAGAGATATACTATTGGTGATCAAGATCAAGGAAACTTTTCTATTGATTTATGGAAAAGAGCTTTCAAGGATGCGTGTGAAAGGCTTTGTCCTCTTCGAGGTGGAGGGCTTGAGTGTGGCTGCTTGCATTTGATATCTAGAATG GTGATGGAACAATTGGTTAATAGACTTGATGTGGCGATGTTCAATGCTATTCTTCGGGAATCAGCCGATGAAATGCCCACCGATCCTATATCTGACCCTATTAGTGATTCTAAGGTTCTTCCTATTGCATCTGGAAAATCAGGTTTTGGCGCTGGTGCGCAACTAAAGAATGCT GTTGGTGACTGGTCAAGATGGCTTTCAGATTTGTTTGGCATTGATGATTGTGACTCTCTTGAAGATAACAATGAAAATGATTTCATAAAATATGAATATTCCTTCAAACCTTTCCCTCTCCTGAACACGTTGAGTGATCTAATGATGCTTCCTTTCGAAATGCTTGCGGACAGATCAATGAGAAAAGAG GTATGTCCTAGATTAGGCATATCATTGATAAGACAGGTCATCGACAATTTTGTCCCCGATGAGTTCACCCCTGGACCTGTCCCGAATGCTGTTATCGAGACCTTGAACAATGAG GATATTGCAGATGATGAAGGGTCCATCACAAGCTTTCCATGCAGTGCTGGTTCCACATCCTACGCACCTCCCCCAGCTTCTTCAGTTGTGAGCATGCTAAAAGAAGTGGGAACCCCTTCACTAAAAAGTGCATCATTTATGCTTAAAAAGTTATACACAAGTGACGATGAACTTGATGAATTAGATTCACCACTTTCTGCTCTTGGCATGGACGACTCTAAGAAAATGTTTGCAGTAGTAAAGGAAGGTCGTAAGGTTGTCCGATATGAGCTTTTGAAAGAAGTATGGAAGAGTAGTGAATGA
- the LOC127097464 gene encoding uncharacterized protein LOC127097464 isoform X7 has translation MVLGIRTKSRKTVSNSIQVHYIIHVYEIKPWPPSQSLRSLQSLLLQWQNGDRNSGSLPSSTVGDGKIEFNEPFKLSVSMLKKEKKRESFKKNHLEFQLYDRTVKSQLIGSATLNFADFGIIEETKAICFQLNCKKSFKSSVQPLMYVSIQPFDVECSSSSPSSSLSKELSMEKEERESVSQSINDDDDNDNDDLEIASFTDDETDDIASNNLQTIRSASKDTRGSGEIGEGGSKGANGEGILPSEIITSSLHVNTKAGSPSHINDIKSPSSSPVLGTGVGNVENGSPSSPKISKRSVKVADASSEKQERIQQSPSSSPVLRSGIGNVENDRPSLPEISKRSVKVADASSEIQERIQQSPSSSPVLRSGIGNVESGRPSLPEISKRSVKVADASSEIQERIQQSPSSSPVLRSGIGNVESGRPSLQEISKRSVKVADASSEIQERIQPSPSSSPVLHPGIGNVENGRPSLPEISMRSVKVADASSEIQERIQPYPSSSPGLRLGIGNVENGRPSSPKISKRSVKVADASSEIQERIQQSRWQDISVDRFKAISPSSNISSSIRPHFETSSQSQVLPEDSVSHGDNTENRLCKEHVPKKVGSVRNTGVMEDKLKKDKGRKGREQFTTSNGNFTNVLDNNFSDDESTRTEKLNSDSLLLSKKSHEQPTIFLTNEKSEDMRSKMFPLQTTESYGQFMRSQNLDQEEKINTSNGVHVDAACHKDVNVNVSSFIDNSELKAEVERLREELREAAALEASMYSVIAEHGSSNKVHAPARRLSRFYFHARRVGSPAKIASAAQSVVSGFVLVSKACGNDVPRLTFWFSNLLLLRAIVSKGVENKDLGNGPCLNGECYVNGSTSHDKERENTEEQFHGWLEPETFLVALEKVEAWMFSRIIESVWWQTLTPYMQSAAAKSSSSRKTYAKRYTIGDQDQGNFSIDLWKRAFKDACERLCPLRGGGLECGCLHLISRMVMEQLVNRLDVAMFNAILRESADEMPTDPISDPISDSKVLPIASGKSGFGAGAQLKNAVGDWSRWLSDLFGIDDCDSLEDNNENDFIKYEYSFKPFPLLNTLSDLMMLPFEMLADRSMRKEVCPRLGISLIRQVIDNFVPDEFTPGPVPNAVIETLNNEDIADDEGSITSFPCSAGSTSYAPPPASSVVSMLKEVGTPSLKSASFMLKKLYTSDDELDELDSPLSALGMDDSKKMFAVVKEGRKVVRYELLKEVWKSSE, from the exons ATGGTTTTGGGAATAAGAACAAAGAGTAGAAAAACTGTATCAAATTCAATCCAAGTTCATTACATTATCCATGTTTATGAGATCAAACCATGGCCACCTTCACAATCACTCAGGTCTCTTCAATCTCTGCTTTTGCAATGGCAAAACGGTGACCGAAACTCCGGCTCTCTACCCTCCTCCACTGTTGGCGATGGGAAAATCGAGTTTAATGAACCTTTCAAGCTTTCCGTATCTATGTTGAAGAAGGAAAAGAAACGCGAGAGTTTTAAGAAAAATCATTTGGAGTTTCAGTTGTATGATAGGACAGTGAAGAGCCAGCTTATAGGATCAGCCACCTTGAACTTTGCGGATTTTGGAATTATTGAGGAAACTAAAGCCATTTGTTTTCAGTTGAATTGTAAGAAGAGTTTCAAGAGCTCGGTGCAACCGTTGATGTATGTTAGTATTCAGCCGTTTGATGTAGAGTGTTCCAGCTCTTCACCTAGCAGCAGCTTGTCCAAAGAATTGTCAATGGAGAAGGAAGAGAGGGAATCTGTATCACAgtcaattaatgatgatgatgacaACGACAATGATGATCTTGAAATTGCCTCTTTTACTGATGATGAAACGGATGACATTGCTTCAAATAATTTGCAAACTATCAGATCGGCTTCCAAGGATACCAGAG GCAGTGGCGAAATTGGTGAAGGAGGATCAAAGGGAGCTAATGGAGAAGGTATTCTACCCTCAGAAATTATTACTTCTAGCTTACATGTAAACACAAAGGCGGGATCACCCTCACATATCAATGACATCAAATCTCCCTCTTCGTCTCCGGTTCTAGGCACGGGTGTCGGAAATGTTGAAAATGGTAGCCCTTCTTCACCTAAAATTTCTAAGAGAAGTGTCAAGGTTGCTGATGCAAGTTCTGAAAAACAAGAAAGGATTCAACAATCTCCCTCTTCATCTCCGGTTCTTCGCTCGGGTATCGGAAATGTTGAAAATGATAGGCCTTCTTTACCAGAAATTTCTAAGAGAAGTGTCAAGGTTGCTGATGCAAGTTCTGAAATTCAAGAAAGGATTCAACAATCTCCCTCTTCGTCTCCGGTTCTTCGCTCGGGTATCGGAAATGTTGAAAGTGGTAGGCCTTCTTTACCAGAAATTTCTAAGAGAAGTGTCAAGGTTGCTGATGCAAGTTCTGAAATTCAAGAAAGGATTCAACAATCTCCCTCTTCGTCTCCGGTTCTTCGCTCGGGTATCGGAAATGTTGAAAGTGGTAGGCCTTCTTTACAAGAAATTTCTAAGAGAAGTGTCAAG GTTGCTGATGCAAGTTCTGAAATTCAAGAAAGGATTCAACCATCTCCCTCTTCGTCTCCGGTTCTACACCCGGGCATCGGAAATGTTGAAAATGGTAGGCCTTCTTTACCAGAAATTTCTATGAGAAGTGTCAAGGTTGCTGATGCAAGTTCTGAAATTCAAGAAAGGATTCAACCATATCCCTCTTCGTCTCCGGGTCTACGCCTGGGTATTGGAAATGTTGAAAATGGTAGGCCTTCTTCACCTAAAATTTCTAAGAGAAGTGTCAAGGTTGCTGATGCAAGTTCTGAAATTCAAGAAAGGATTCAACAATCCCGTTGGCAAGATATTTCTGTTGATAGGTTCAAAGCCATATCTCCATCTTCAAACATTTCATCTAGTATCAGACCACACTTTGAAACATCTTCCCAATCTCAAGTGCTTCCAGAGGATAGTGTAAGCCACGGCGATAACACAGAAAACAGGCTATGTAAAGAACATGTTCCCAAGAAGGTTGGCAGTGTTAGAAACACTGGTGTGATGGAGGACAAATTGAAAAAGGACAAGGGAAGAAAAGGACGAGAACAGTTTACTACGAGTAATGGAAATTTCACAAATGTGCTTGACAATAATTTTTCAGATGATGAATCTACAAGAACAGAAAAATTAAATAGTGATTCTCTTCTGCTAAGTAAAAAATCACATGAACAACCAACAATTTTTTTGACAAATGAGAAATCAGAGGATATGAGAAGTAAAATGTTTCCTTTACAAACTACTGAGAGCTATGGGCAGTTCATGAGGAGTCAGAACCTAGATCAGGAAGAGAAAATAAATACTTCTAATGGTGTTCATGTTGATGCTGCTTGTCATAAAGATGTTAATGTGAATGTTAGTTCTTTTATTGATAATTCTGAATTGAAGGCTGAAGTTGAACGGCTTCGTGAAGAGCTGAGAGAAGCTGCTGCTCTTGAAGCTTCAATGTACTCAGTTATTGCTGAACATGGCTCATCAAACAAGGTTCATGCACCTGCTCGGCGCTTGTCTAGATTCTATTTCCATGCTCGCAGAGTTGGCTCCCCTGCTAAAATAGCTAGTGCAGCCCAGAGCGTTGTCTCTGGATTTGTTTTGGTTTCTAAAGCATGTGGAAATGATGTTCCAAG GTTGACATTCTGGTTCTCAAACCTACTATTGCTAAGAGCAATTGTGAGCAAAGGAGTTGAAAATAAAGACCTTGGTAATGGTCCGTGTCTCAATGGTGAATGTTATGTAAATGGTTCCACATCTCATGACAAAGAAAGAGAAAATACAGAAGAACAATTTCATGGCTGGCTGGAGCCAGAGACATTTTTAGTTGCATTGGAAAAGGTTGAAGCATGGATGTTCTCTCGAATTATTGAGTCAGTGTGGTGGCAG ACTCTGACTCCATACATGCAGTCTGCAGCAGCTAAGAGCTCTAGCTCTAGGAAAACCTATGCTAAGAGATATACTATTGGTGATCAAGATCAAGGAAACTTTTCTATTGATTTATGGAAAAGAGCTTTCAAGGATGCGTGTGAAAGGCTTTGTCCTCTTCGAGGTGGAGGGCTTGAGTGTGGCTGCTTGCATTTGATATCTAGAATG GTGATGGAACAATTGGTTAATAGACTTGATGTGGCGATGTTCAATGCTATTCTTCGGGAATCAGCCGATGAAATGCCCACCGATCCTATATCTGACCCTATTAGTGATTCTAAGGTTCTTCCTATTGCATCTGGAAAATCAGGTTTTGGCGCTGGTGCGCAACTAAAGAATGCT GTTGGTGACTGGTCAAGATGGCTTTCAGATTTGTTTGGCATTGATGATTGTGACTCTCTTGAAGATAACAATGAAAATGATTTCATAAAATATGAATATTCCTTCAAACCTTTCCCTCTCCTGAACACGTTGAGTGATCTAATGATGCTTCCTTTCGAAATGCTTGCGGACAGATCAATGAGAAAAGAG GTATGTCCTAGATTAGGCATATCATTGATAAGACAGGTCATCGACAATTTTGTCCCCGATGAGTTCACCCCTGGACCTGTCCCGAATGCTGTTATCGAGACCTTGAACAATGAG GATATTGCAGATGATGAAGGGTCCATCACAAGCTTTCCATGCAGTGCTGGTTCCACATCCTACGCACCTCCCCCAGCTTCTTCAGTTGTGAGCATGCTAAAAGAAGTGGGAACCCCTTCACTAAAAAGTGCATCATTTATGCTTAAAAAGTTATACACAAGTGACGATGAACTTGATGAATTAGATTCACCACTTTCTGCTCTTGGCATGGACGACTCTAAGAAAATGTTTGCAGTAGTAAAGGAAGGTCGTAAGGTTGTCCGATATGAGCTTTTGAAAGAAGTATGGAAGAGTAGTGAATGA